A part of Miscanthus floridulus cultivar M001 chromosome 6, ASM1932011v1, whole genome shotgun sequence genomic DNA contains:
- the LOC136458117 gene encoding LOW QUALITY PROTEIN: uncharacterized protein (The sequence of the model RefSeq protein was modified relative to this genomic sequence to represent the inferred CDS: substituted 2 bases at 2 genomic stop codons) — protein MASGEGAGTGVGWEAAVRAEVGAVAWWDDPDSADLRARFKAFTGQRSDWPQPTVLFWKDLLLRVARRLRVCSAPAHLVTSAWFARPGGLTPLCLPQVLEEMRADGDILLKSELINPSSRSLHQLVRRVSLMTIGSRRSVSQDILVFKLLVEERAADIARQLSDSHWTSTCVVTISKFNSFFVDREDAHVALCFLTQNEKARYLSGRKQDPIEGVKFALTASQVPAVSKLHCDTLHLVWTEEKLQGQLDVLDRQWEISRRRALASFKSGDKQAAYRYVRQSKLFSQSQSRCTQLFFFXNKCTQLLXRIEEVISLIASAESNKKVCEAIQIGILAMKDNNVSIGEVSIHMKEIDELVAAQKEVDAALESVPLQLLDDEGDIEEEFSKLEAELQDDIPHIHVQEPMAPSNEESPDEVVESLSHNMSSIRLEPI, from the exons ATGGCttccggcgagggggccgggaCCGGGGTCGGGTGGGAGGCGGCGGTGCGGGCGGAGGTGGGCGCCGTCGCCTGGTGGGACGACCCGGACAGCGCCGACCTCCGCGCCAGGTTCAAGGCCTTCACGGGGCAGCGCAGCGACTGGCCCCAGCCCACGGTCCTCTTCTGGAAGGACCTTCTCCTCCGCGTCGCCCGGCGACTCCGCGTCTGCTCCGCCCCTGCCCACCTC GTGACGAGCGCTTGGTTCGCGCGCCCCGGAGGGCTCACGCCGCTCTGCTTGCCGCAAGTTCTG GAAGAGATGCGTGCGGATGGGGACATACTGCTGAAATCCGAGCTGATCAATCCATCCTCAAGGAGCCTGCACCAGTTGGTCAGGAGGGTGAGCCTGATGACCATCGGCTCGAGAAGGTCGGTTTCGCAGGACATCCTCGTGTTCAAATTGTTGGTTGAG GAACGAGCTGCTGATATTGCTAGGCAATTGAGTGACTCTCATTGGACATCGACATGTGTTGTTACGATTAGCAAATTCAATAGCTTCTTTGTTGACCGGGAGGATGCTCATGTCGCATTGTGTTTTTTGACCCAAAATGAGAAAGCTAGGTACCTTTCGGGCAGGAAACAAGACCCTATTGAG GGTGTCAAGTTTGCACTCACTGCTTCACAAGTTCCTGCCGTATCCAAACTTCACTG CGACACCTTGCACTTAGTCTGGACAGAAGAGAAGTTGCAAGGACAGCTTGATGTGCTTGATCGCCAATGGGAGAT TTCAAGGCGAAGGGCATTGGCATCCTTCAAGTCCGGAGATAAACAAGCTGCTTATCGTTATGTGAGGCAGTCTAAATTATTCTCACAAAGCCAGAGCAGATGCACAcagttgttttttttttgaaacaaatgcACACAGTTGTTGTAAAGGATTGAAGAAGTCATCAGCCTAATTGCTAGTGCTGAATCAAATAAGAAG GTCTGTGAGGCAATACAAATTGGTATCCTGGCAATGAAG GATAACAATGTCAGCATAGGTGAGGTTAGCATCCACATGAAGGAGATTGATGAGCTTGTTGCTGCACAAAAAGAAGTTGATGCTGCCCTTG AATCAGTACCTCTCCAGTTGTTAGATGATGAAGGAGATATTGAGGAAGAGTTCAGCAAGCTTGAAGCGGAATTGCAGGATGACATCCCTCATATTCATGTTCAAGAACCAATGGCACCTTCCAACGAGGAATCACCTGATGAAGTGGTTGAATCATTGAGCCATAACATGTCAAGCATTAGACTGGAGCCCATCTAA